In one Arenibacter antarcticus genomic region, the following are encoded:
- a CDS encoding HAD family phosphatase — protein MIKNIIFDFGDIFINLDKQVVFKAFINQGILEFPPSYLALNDDFEVGKISPDEFISKLQSDFNHLSSTEISTIWNSMLLDFPEYRLKFIEDLASQKKYRLFLLSNTNALHIPHVEQIIGMDRYVRFKNCFEQFYLSHEIRLRKPNKEIYQFVLDNNHLIPEETLFIDDTLENTEAASKLGIKTWNLLVGKEDIIDLKNKL, from the coding sequence ATGATTAAAAATATTATTTTCGATTTCGGGGACATATTTATTAACTTGGATAAGCAAGTAGTTTTTAAAGCGTTCATAAATCAAGGGATTTTAGAATTTCCTCCTAGCTACCTAGCCTTGAATGATGATTTTGAAGTTGGAAAAATTAGTCCCGATGAATTTATTTCAAAACTACAATCAGATTTCAATCATCTTTCCTCCACCGAAATTTCCACTATTTGGAATTCCATGCTGTTGGACTTCCCTGAATACAGATTAAAGTTTATTGAGGACTTGGCAAGTCAGAAAAAATACCGATTATTCCTTTTAAGCAACACCAATGCCTTGCATATTCCACATGTGGAACAGATTATAGGAATGGATCGTTACGTGCGATTTAAAAATTGTTTTGAGCAGTTTTACCTTTCCCATGAAATAAGACTTAGAAAACCGAATAAGGAAATATACCAATTTGTATTGGATAATAATCATCTAATCCCCGAAGAGACTCTGTTTATTGATGATACTTTGGAAAATACGGAAGCTGCGTCAAAATTGGGTATAAAAACCTGGAATCTATTAGTCGGTAAAGAAGACATCATTGACCTAAAGAATAAGTTGTAA
- a CDS encoding YigZ family protein: MNLDTYKTISEPSTEILFKERKSKFFGYAFPILSEEEVKPILEELRRQHPTANHLCYAWQLGVEDVKYRANDDGEPNNSAGMPIYGQIQSFSITNVLIVVARVFGGTKLGVGGLIAAYRTAAQMALESAHIMERTLQQQFLLSFDYPDMDKVMRTIKQNQLEIISQEMEMDCKIVISVRKNDADRTENTFSSMHPVKVKRLDI; the protein is encoded by the coding sequence ATGAATCTTGATACCTATAAAACTATTAGCGAACCAAGCACGGAAATTTTGTTCAAGGAAAGGAAAAGCAAATTTTTCGGTTATGCTTTTCCGATTTTGAGTGAAGAGGAGGTAAAACCGATTCTTGAGGAACTCAGAAGACAGCATCCAACGGCCAACCATCTTTGTTATGCATGGCAATTAGGAGTGGAGGATGTTAAATATCGCGCTAATGATGACGGGGAACCCAACAATTCTGCTGGAATGCCCATATATGGCCAAATACAATCCTTTAGCATCACCAATGTGTTAATTGTTGTCGCTAGGGTGTTTGGAGGCACAAAACTTGGCGTAGGCGGCTTAATAGCCGCTTACCGGACTGCGGCACAAATGGCCTTAGAGAGCGCCCATATCATGGAAAGGACTTTACAGCAGCAGTTTTTACTCTCCTTTGATTATCCTGATATGGATAAAGTGATGAGAACGATAAAACAAAATCAATTGGAAATTATTTCCCAAGAAATGGAAATGGACTGTAAGATTGTTATATCGGTAAGAAAAAATGATGCTGACCGTACGGAAAATACGTTTTCCTCCATGCATCCGGTAAAAGTAAAACGACTAGATATTTAG
- a CDS encoding DMT family transporter: MLDLGLSVLFSSIIFVVFKLFVKTGVETPYAIVVNYLVASMVGFFFYTKEINLSEIPEKPWFWGTMLLGVLFILVFNLMAAASQRSGISVASVATKMSLVIPVVFGVVVYNEKLGPLKIIGIVLALAAVYFSSVKEKDIPLTKNIFILPALVFLGSGIIDTSIKFLEETRVPIEEFPLFSATVFASAAMAGLIFVAVRSFKHKLKFKVKNVLGGIALGVPNYFSIYFLLAALQHKALNSASVFTINNVAIVMSTTLLGIVLFKEQVSIKNWAGISLAVISIILVAYF, translated from the coding sequence ATGCTAGACCTTGGGCTGAGCGTTCTATTTTCGAGCATCATATTTGTAGTCTTTAAGTTGTTTGTCAAAACTGGCGTAGAAACCCCATATGCCATTGTTGTTAATTACCTAGTAGCCTCTATGGTTGGTTTTTTCTTTTACACAAAGGAAATAAACCTATCTGAAATCCCAGAAAAACCTTGGTTTTGGGGCACTATGTTACTAGGGGTATTATTTATCCTTGTGTTTAATCTTATGGCAGCAGCTTCACAGCGAAGTGGAATCTCGGTTGCATCTGTTGCCACCAAAATGTCTTTGGTTATCCCAGTGGTATTTGGAGTGGTGGTCTATAACGAAAAACTGGGACCATTAAAAATAATCGGAATCGTTTTAGCCTTGGCGGCCGTATATTTTTCCTCTGTAAAAGAAAAGGACATCCCTTTAACCAAAAATATTTTTATCTTGCCAGCACTGGTGTTTTTAGGTTCTGGAATAATAGACACGAGTATTAAATTTTTGGAAGAGACCCGAGTGCCCATAGAGGAATTTCCTTTATTTTCGGCCACTGTTTTTGCATCTGCGGCAATGGCCGGACTTATTTTTGTAGCGGTCAGATCCTTTAAACACAAATTAAAGTTTAAAGTAAAGAATGTTCTAGGGGGTATTGCTCTGGGGGTCCCAAATTATTTTTCCATTTATTTTTTGTTGGCTGCCCTCCAACACAAAGCGCTGAACAGCGCTTCCGTTTTCACCATTAACAATGTGGCTATTGTTATGTCTACAACCCTATTGGGGATTGTATTGTTCAAAGAACAAGTCAGTATAAAAAACTGGGCGGGCATCAGTCTTGCTGTGATCAGCATCATTTTAGTCGCCTATTTTTAA